GTAACAAGCTTTGTATTAATTAGATGAAAATGAGCTATTTGTATACAGCCAAGGAAAACttgttatataacttttttctatattattttaaacGTATGCAATACTTTGATCAATAATCACAATCAACTATCATAATCAAGAGTATTCATTTACATCATGTTTCCAATTTTCTTTTGGTGGTGTCAATTATCTTGATCGTTTTCACATATAGCAGTTGATATTATAAAACGTATGATTACATTTTCACTTCTTTTTCTTAccaaataacattaaaataaaatatacttaaatgattaatttgggatacaaagatataaacaaatatatgaaGATAGTGATGAGCAAGTACATGAAAACATCCCTTTGCACTTTTTTGTTTGCCCCATTCTCATTACAACATTCCTACCCCATTCACTACACTACAACTACTCTGGATGACCATTTAattaagtttctttttttttttgtctagcTACATCTCCAATGCCTAGTTCTTTGCAAATCCATATGAGTAATCTCCTCAAGAAAGTAAGTTTCTTGACCAAAGTGAACTTCAAGAACAAGCCCACCAAGAAATTATGTGCTCTTGatttcatatcatcttttaGAGTCATGGATGTCTCAAGTCAACTTAAGCAAGTCTTCAAGTTTTTTGATATCGATGGAGATGGTAAAATTTCTCAAGTGGAGCTCACTCATGTGTTGTTGACTTTTGGCCAAGATGAGACAAAGGCCACCATTGAAGCTCAAGGAATACTTAAAGAGGTTGACTTTAATGGAGATGGATTCATTGACTTGGATGAGTTCATGACCATCATGGATGATCCCAAGCCAGTTTTTGCTAGTTTAAAGGG
The sequence above is drawn from the Erigeron canadensis isolate Cc75 chromosome 4, C_canadensis_v1, whole genome shotgun sequence genome and encodes:
- the LOC122598305 gene encoding calmodulin-like, translating into MPSSLQIHMSNLLKKVSFLTKVNFKNKPTKKLCALDFISSFRVMDVSSQLKQVFKFFDIDGDGKISQVELTHVLLTFGQDETKATIEAQGILKEVDFNGDGFIDLDEFMTIMDDPKPVFASLKGNNGDDDLRNAFMVFDSDKNGLISAKELQRVLSSLGCTNSKLGQCRKMIKGVDKDGDGFVDFEEFKSMMSIGIK